In the genome of Candidatus Hydrogenedentota bacterium, the window GACTGGTCCTTGCACGGGAAATCCGCGCGCGGGTGGAGGCGTTTATCGAGACGGAAGGAACATTGCCGAGGGCAATCATGATGCAGGGCCACGGCTTTATCGCGGTCGGAGATTCCCCCCGAACCGTCATGAACATCACGGACATGGCCGAAAAGGCCGCGCGGATCATTGTGGGCACATACAGCCTCGGCGGACCCGTGTTCATGTCCGAAAAAGATATTGCCCGGATTTACACGCGACCGGATGAAAAATACCGGGAAAAAAGGCTGGCGTCCGAGGGATGAAGGAATAAGCCGCGGCACGAATACGTCGCACCCTTGGCAAGGAACCGGAAGGAGATGGAAGTGTCACGTTTCGATGCGTTTCGCAAGGCCGGGTTGCCGCTGCCGGAAACTTACTTGGCGTGGCAGGTGTTTGGCGCCGGATTCGACAATCTCGGACGCGACGGCAAGCCGCAAACGCTGCCCCTGCGCGATCCGGCGGACAATGAAATTTTGCTGCGTGTGGACGCGTTGGGCCTGTGCCTGTCGGACATCAAAATCATCAATCAGGGCAGGGCTCACCCCCGGCTGCGCGGGCGCGACCTTGCCAGCGATCCGACGGTGCTCGGCCACGAGTGCGCCGTAACGGTCGTGAAGGCCGGCAACCAGTGGAAGGACACATTTCGGCCCGGCGAACGCTACATCGTGCAGGCGGACATCTATTACAAGGGCGCCGGCTTTGCCTTTGGCTATCTGATTCCGGGCGGCATGCAACAGTATTGCTATCTCGACGAACGCGCGCTCGCCGGCGACGAAGGCTGTTACCTGTTGCCGGTCCAACCGGAAACAGGCTACAGCGAGGCGGCGCTCGCCGAACCGTGGGCATGCGTCGAAATGTCGTACAGCCTCGACGATCGCCTTGCGCCGGGCGGCGGGGACCTGCTGATTGTAAGCGACACGCCGGAACAGTGGCGGGAACCGAATCCCCGCGCGCGGATTGTCCCGCGTTCGCTCGAAGGACTGGCGGACGAAAAATTCGACGATATCATCGTTCCCGATCCCTCGCCGGAAATGGTCAACGATCTTTCGCCGCGCTTGCGCAAGAACGGCGTAATGTTCCTGCTCGGCGATCCCGCGGAACCCGGCGTCGTTTCGATTGATCTGGGGCGAATCCATTATGAAAATATCCGGTATTATGGGGGCGGCGATACCATCGGGGACGTTGCAAAAGCCAACAAACGGCATGATTTGCTGCGGGACGGCAACGCGTTGTTCATCGGCGCGGGCGGTCCGATGGGGCAAATGCACGTGCAGCGCGCGTTGGAAATCGCCAATGGGCCGAAGCGCGTCGTCGTGACCGATCTGGATCGCGGCCGACTGGATCACCTGCAAAACCGTTTCCAGAACCTGGCGGATCGCAACGGCATCCGTTTCATCACGCTGGCGCCGTCGGACTTCCCGAACAAGGACGCGATGGACGCGTGGATTCACGCGCAGGCGCCGGACGGCTACGACGACGTGATCGTGCTGGCGCCCGTGGCGGCGCTCGTCAAGGATTCGCTCCGTTTCGCGGCGGACGACGCGTTCGTGAACATCTTTGCGGGGTTGGGCATCGGCAGTTTCGCCGACATCGAACTCCGCGACTTGTGCCGCGGCGTCAAGTTGATTGGCAGCAGCGGATCGCGCATCAGCGACCTTCGCAAACTGCTGAGCATGGTCGAAACGCGCCGGCTCAACACCAATCTCAGCGTCGCGGCAATCGGCGGACTCAACGCCGCGCGCGAAGGGCTCGAAGGCGTCAAGGCGGCGCGGTTTCCCGGAAAAACGGTCATCTATCCGCATGTGGTGGATTTGCCGTTGATGAGCCTTGAGGACATTCCGAAACGATTGCCGGCGCTGGCGGACAAACTCAGTCCGGAAGGCGCATGGACACGAGAGGCCGAACAGGCCCTCCTGGAGATGTTTGTGTGATGGAACGTCTGGCTGGAAAGAAAGCATTGGTCACCGGCGCGGCGCAGGGGCTCGGCGCGGCCATTGTCGAACGGCTCGCGGAAGAAGGCTGCGATGTCGTGGGATGGGACGTGAACATCGAGCAGGCACAGGCCACGGCCGCCGAGACGGCCCAAAAGACCGGGCGCCGCACGATGGGCGCGCAGGTGGACATCACCGATGCGGATGCCGTGCGCCGTGCGATGGACGATGCCGCGGCATGGCTCGGAGGACTGGACATCCTCGTGTCGAACGCGGGCATCCTCATTTCGGGCGACTCGATAACCTTCGACGCGGCCAAGTGGCGCAAGGTGATTGACGTCAACCTGGTGGGATATTTTCTTTGCGCACGCGAGGCGGCCCGCGTCATGCTCGCCGGCGGACGCGGCGGCGCAATCATCCAAATCAACTCGAAATCCGGAAAAAAAGGCAGTTTCCGCAACAGCGCCTATGCGGCGTCGAAATTCGGCGGCATCGGCGTCACGCAAAGCCTGGCGCTCGAATTCGCCGAACAGGGCATCCGCGTCAACAGCGTCTGCCCGGGCAACCTCCTCGATTCACCGTTGTGGGTGAACAGCCTGTTCAAGCAATACGCCGCCAACCAGGGATTGACCGTTGAGCAGGTACGGCAAAAATACATTGATCAGGTGCCGATGAAACGCCCCTGCCAATACCGCGACGTGACCAACGTGGTGGTCTTCCTCGCCTCGGACGAGGCCGGCTACATGACCGGACAAGCCATCAACGTCACCGGCGGACAAGAAATGCGCTGAAACATCGGCCGGATCCCTCCAATCCGTCCGATCCGTCCTATTCCGAAGAATGCAAAACGCCGGCCCGCGCAACAGGGCCGGCGTTTTGCAACACGATGGAAAACTTATTTCTTCGCCGGGACGATGGCGTCCTTCGCCGCTTTGGCGATACGGAACTTGAGCACCTTCTTCGCCGGAATCTTGATGGTTGCGCCCGTGGCCGGGTTCCGGCCGGTGCGGGCTTTGCGCTGCACAACCACCAGCTTGCCCAGACCCGGAATCGTGAAGCCGTCCTTGGCGCCCTTGTAGGCCAGTTCCACGAGGCATCCCAGCACCTCGCCGGCCTGCTTCTTCGTGATGCACGCCTTCTCCGCCAGCTTCGCCACAATCTGCGTCTTCGTCATTGCCTTTGCCATGTTCGTTCTCCTTGCCTTATTGGCCACCTGTGTTCCCACAACAATACAAGAGCAGTTCACT includes:
- a CDS encoding alcohol dehydrogenase catalytic domain-containing protein — encoded protein: MEVSRFDAFRKAGLPLPETYLAWQVFGAGFDNLGRDGKPQTLPLRDPADNEILLRVDALGLCLSDIKIINQGRAHPRLRGRDLASDPTVLGHECAVTVVKAGNQWKDTFRPGERYIVQADIYYKGAGFAFGYLIPGGMQQYCYLDERALAGDEGCYLLPVQPETGYSEAALAEPWACVEMSYSLDDRLAPGGGDLLIVSDTPEQWREPNPRARIVPRSLEGLADEKFDDIIVPDPSPEMVNDLSPRLRKNGVMFLLGDPAEPGVVSIDLGRIHYENIRYYGGGDTIGDVAKANKRHDLLRDGNALFIGAGGPMGQMHVQRALEIANGPKRVVVTDLDRGRLDHLQNRFQNLADRNGIRFITLAPSDFPNKDAMDAWIHAQAPDGYDDVIVLAPVAALVKDSLRFAADDAFVNIFAGLGIGSFADIELRDLCRGVKLIGSSGSRISDLRKLLSMVETRRLNTNLSVAAIGGLNAAREGLEGVKAARFPGKTVIYPHVVDLPLMSLEDIPKRLPALADKLSPEGAWTREAEQALLEMFV
- the srlD gene encoding sorbitol-6-phosphate dehydrogenase, which gives rise to MERLAGKKALVTGAAQGLGAAIVERLAEEGCDVVGWDVNIEQAQATAAETAQKTGRRTMGAQVDITDADAVRRAMDDAAAWLGGLDILVSNAGILISGDSITFDAAKWRKVIDVNLVGYFLCAREAARVMLAGGRGGAIIQINSKSGKKGSFRNSAYAASKFGGIGVTQSLALEFAEQGIRVNSVCPGNLLDSPLWVNSLFKQYAANQGLTVEQVRQKYIDQVPMKRPCQYRDVTNVVVFLASDEAGYMTGQAINVTGGQEMR
- a CDS encoding HU family DNA-binding protein is translated as MAKAMTKTQIVAKLAEKACITKKQAGEVLGCLVELAYKGAKDGFTIPGLGKLVVVQRKARTGRNPATGATIKIPAKKVLKFRIAKAAKDAIVPAKK